A genome region from Arthrobacter sp. SLBN-100 includes the following:
- a CDS encoding ABC transporter permease, which yields MMLATTRRVLEQLRHDHRSIAMILAVPALLLTAVYFLFKNETLPPGAPRTFDRVGLMMLAIFPFVVMFLVTSITMLRERTSGTLERLLTTPVHKSDLLFGYGLGFSIMAALQSLVATAVAYWIFDLDIEGPPGFVVLIAVINAVLGVALGLLCSAFAQTEFQAVQFMPVVVVPQILLCGLFVARDRMNDALEAISNVLPLTFSVDALQEIAANPEATEQMWQDAAIMGAIVLGVLVLASLTLRRRTA from the coding sequence ATGATGCTCGCAACCACCCGCCGCGTGCTGGAGCAGCTGCGGCACGACCACCGCAGCATTGCCATGATCCTGGCGGTCCCGGCACTGCTGCTCACCGCCGTGTACTTCCTCTTCAAGAATGAGACCCTGCCGCCCGGGGCGCCGCGCACCTTCGACCGCGTGGGACTGATGATGCTCGCCATCTTCCCGTTTGTGGTGATGTTCCTGGTCACCTCCATCACCATGCTGCGTGAGCGGACCTCAGGGACACTGGAGCGGCTGCTCACCACACCCGTCCATAAATCCGACCTGCTCTTTGGATACGGCCTGGGCTTCTCCATTATGGCCGCCCTGCAGTCTTTGGTGGCGACCGCCGTGGCGTACTGGATTTTCGATCTCGACATCGAGGGCCCGCCTGGCTTCGTGGTCCTGATCGCCGTCATCAACGCAGTCCTGGGGGTGGCCCTGGGCCTGCTGTGCTCGGCGTTTGCGCAGACCGAATTCCAGGCGGTCCAGTTCATGCCGGTGGTGGTGGTGCCGCAAATCCTCCTTTGCGGACTGTTCGTGGCGCGCGACCGCATGAATGATGCCCTCGAGGCCATCTCGAATGTCCTTCCGTTGACGTTCTCCGTGGACGCTCTGCAGGAGATTGCCGCTAACCCGGAGGCCACGGAACAGATGTGGCAGGATGCCGCCATCATGGGAGCCATCGTGCTGGGCGTCCTGGTGCTGGCCTCGCTGACGCTGCGCAGGCGGACGGCATGA
- a CDS encoding ABC transporter ATP-binding protein, with translation MAASALTVVRGRVPVLQGLNFAIPPGQITGLLGPSGSGKTTLMRAIVGVQRITSGSVRVLGQPAGTSLLRHQVGYVTQAPSVYPDLTVEGNVRYFGAMHRKGAAEAAEAIAAVGLEPQARQKTADLSGGQLSRVSLACALVARPRLLVLDEPTVGLDPVLRADLWGRFRAMAAQGITLLVSSHVMEEASHCQTLLLLREGRLLAQLTPDELSRRGHSADLEKAFLHIIQEAGEEGVPAVRHNSNQDRAALDRAALDRTAQDRTTQDRSVW, from the coding sequence GTGGCGGCCAGCGCCCTGACGGTGGTGCGGGGCAGGGTTCCCGTCCTCCAGGGCCTTAATTTTGCTATTCCTCCCGGACAAATTACGGGACTCCTCGGTCCATCCGGAAGTGGGAAAACCACCTTGATGCGGGCCATCGTCGGCGTGCAACGCATCACCTCAGGCTCGGTGCGGGTCCTTGGGCAGCCTGCTGGCACCAGCCTGCTGCGGCACCAGGTGGGGTACGTGACACAGGCACCCAGTGTCTACCCTGACCTGACGGTGGAAGGGAACGTGCGCTACTTCGGGGCCATGCACCGCAAAGGGGCGGCCGAGGCAGCGGAGGCGATTGCCGCCGTCGGACTTGAACCCCAGGCGCGGCAGAAGACCGCAGACCTGTCCGGGGGCCAGCTCAGCCGGGTATCCCTCGCCTGCGCGCTGGTAGCCCGCCCGCGCCTGCTGGTGCTGGATGAACCGACGGTAGGGCTGGATCCTGTGCTGCGGGCGGACCTCTGGGGCCGTTTCCGCGCCATGGCCGCGCAAGGGATCACACTGCTCGTGTCAAGCCATGTCATGGAGGAGGCCAGCCACTGCCAGACGCTGCTTCTCCTGCGGGAAGGCCGTCTGCTTGCCCAGCTGACGCCCGATGAGTTGAGCCGGCGCGGACACAGCGCCGACCTGGAGAAAGCCTTCCTGCACATCATCCAGGAGGCGGGGGAAGAAGGGGTTCCCGCTGTCCGGCACAATTCGAACCAGGACAGGGCTGCACTGGACAGGGCTGCATTGGATAGGACCGCACAGGACAGGACAACTCAGGACAGGAGCGTGTGGTGA
- a CDS encoding proline--tRNA ligase: protein MVTRLSQLFLRTLREDPVDAEVASHRLLVRAGYIRRAAPGIYTWLPLGLSVLRKVEAIIREEMANIGAQEVHFPALLPREPYEATNRWTEYGEGLFRLQDRKGADYLLAPTHEEMFTLLVKDLYSSYKDLPLSLYQIQNKYRDEARPRAGLLRGREFIMKDSYSFDVDDAGLDASYAAHRGAYLRIFERLGLEVIPVTATAGAMGGSKSEEFLHPTDIGEDTFVRSAGGYAANVEAVTTVAPAEIDFTGAPAAEVLDTPDTPTIETLVAAANQLAPRSEADGGAWTGADTLKNVVLAVTLPTGERQLVVIGLPGDRGVDLKRVEANIGSFLPIGGEIGLEAANDDDLKKQPLIVKGYLGPGLTLDELLLGTESATNILYLVDPRIVSGTTWITGANEAGKHVFGLVAGRDFTWDGVIECTDVREGDPAPDGSGPLETARGIEMGHIFQLGRKYAEALELKVLDQNGKQVTVTMGSYGVGVTRAVAALAESNHDGKGLVWPRAVAPADVHVVAVGKGEDIFATAEQLAADLEAAGLEVLLDDRPKVSPGVKFGDAELVGVPTILAVGRGLVDGVVEIKDRRSGEAENVAVDKAVDYVVNAVRAS from the coding sequence GTGGTTACAAGACTGTCCCAGCTTTTCCTGCGCACGCTGCGTGAAGATCCCGTCGACGCCGAGGTGGCCAGCCACCGGCTTCTGGTCCGTGCGGGCTACATTCGCCGCGCTGCCCCCGGGATCTACACCTGGCTTCCGCTGGGGCTCAGCGTCCTGCGCAAGGTAGAGGCCATCATCCGCGAGGAAATGGCGAATATCGGAGCGCAGGAAGTCCACTTCCCGGCCCTCCTGCCGCGTGAACCCTACGAGGCCACCAACCGCTGGACAGAGTATGGCGAAGGCTTGTTCCGCCTCCAGGACCGCAAGGGCGCGGACTACCTGCTGGCCCCCACGCACGAGGAAATGTTCACGCTGCTGGTCAAGGACCTTTACTCCTCCTACAAGGACCTCCCGCTCAGCCTGTACCAGATCCAGAACAAGTACCGCGATGAGGCCCGCCCCCGGGCCGGCCTGCTGCGCGGGCGGGAGTTCATCATGAAGGACTCCTACTCCTTCGATGTCGACGACGCCGGCCTGGACGCCAGCTACGCTGCCCACCGCGGGGCCTACCTGCGCATCTTCGAGCGCCTCGGCCTGGAAGTCATCCCGGTCACCGCAACGGCGGGCGCCATGGGCGGGTCCAAGAGCGAAGAGTTCCTGCACCCGACGGATATCGGCGAGGACACCTTCGTCCGCTCCGCCGGCGGCTACGCAGCCAACGTTGAGGCCGTGACCACCGTTGCCCCGGCGGAAATCGACTTCACCGGCGCCCCCGCCGCCGAGGTGCTCGACACTCCGGATACCCCCACCATCGAAACGCTGGTGGCCGCAGCCAACCAGCTTGCACCCCGTTCGGAGGCTGACGGCGGTGCCTGGACCGGGGCGGATACCCTCAAGAACGTTGTCCTCGCCGTCACCCTGCCCACCGGGGAACGCCAGCTTGTGGTCATCGGCCTCCCGGGCGACCGCGGGGTGGACCTGAAGCGCGTCGAAGCCAACATCGGATCCTTCCTGCCCATCGGCGGCGAGATCGGACTGGAAGCCGCGAACGATGACGACCTCAAGAAGCAGCCGCTCATCGTCAAGGGCTACCTCGGCCCCGGCCTGACGCTGGACGAACTGCTGCTGGGCACCGAAAGCGCCACAAACATCCTCTACCTGGTGGACCCCCGCATCGTCAGCGGCACCACCTGGATCACCGGCGCCAATGAAGCAGGCAAGCACGTGTTCGGCCTCGTGGCCGGCCGCGACTTCACCTGGGACGGCGTCATCGAATGCACCGACGTCCGCGAAGGCGACCCCGCCCCGGACGGCTCCGGACCCCTGGAAACAGCCCGCGGCATTGAAATGGGCCACATCTTCCAGCTGGGCCGGAAGTACGCCGAAGCCCTGGAGCTGAAGGTCCTGGACCAGAACGGCAAGCAGGTCACGGTGACCATGGGTTCCTACGGTGTAGGCGTCACCCGCGCCGTGGCAGCACTGGCTGAATCCAACCATGACGGCAAGGGCCTGGTCTGGCCCCGCGCTGTGGCACCCGCAGACGTCCACGTGGTGGCAGTGGGCAAGGGCGAGGACATCTTCGCCACCGCCGAGCAGCTGGCAGCGGACCTTGAAGCCGCAGGCCTTGAGGTCCTTCTTGACGACCGGCCCAAGGTCTCGCCGGGCGTCAAATTCGGCGACGCCGAACTCGTGGGCGTCCCCACCATCCTCGCCGTGGGCCGCGGCCTGGTGGACGGTGTGGTGGAAATCAAGGACCGCCGCAGCGGCGAAGCCGAGAATGTTGCCGTGGACAAGGCAGTTGACTACGTGGTCAACGCCGTCCGCGCCTCCTGA